Proteins from a genomic interval of Rosa chinensis cultivar Old Blush chromosome 2, RchiOBHm-V2, whole genome shotgun sequence:
- the LOC112188612 gene encoding peroxidase P7, with translation MVSAPSLFVTATLLVFIFGCCSTVNAQLSPTFYSKTCPTLLSVVRTTMNQAVTKEPRMGASILRLFFHDCFVNGCDASILLDDTASFTGEKNAGPNQNSVRGFEVIDTIKTSVEAACNATVSCADILALAARDGVVLLGGTSWTVPLGRRDARTASQSAANSNLPSPFADLAALISSFTAKGLTAKDMTVLSGAHTIGQAQCSSFRTRIYNETNIDPGFATTRKASCPASSGNTNLAPFDTTPNGFDNDYYKALVGRRGLLHSDQQLFNNGSQDALVRTYSTNVAAFNRDFAAAMVKMSRISPLLGTNGEIRKNCRLVN, from the exons ATGGTCTCTGCACCATCCTTGTTTGTTACTGCGACACTTCTAGTGTTCATCTTTGGGTGCTGCAGTACTGTAAATGCTCAGCTCTCTCCCACCTTCTACTCAAAAACTTGCCCAACTCTTCTAAGCGTAGTTCGCACCACCATGAATCAAGCTGTTACTAAGGAGCCTCGCATGGGTGCCTCCATTCTTCGCTTGTTCTTCCACGACTGCTTTGTCAAT GGTTGCGACGCTTCGATTCTGTTGGATGACACTGCTTCCTTCACTGGCGAGAAGAATGCGGGCCCAAACCAGAACTCTGTCAGGGGTTTCGAAGTGATTGACACCATAAAAACTAGCGTAGAAGCAGCTTGTAATGCTACAGTTTCTTGTGCAgatattttagctcttgcagcACGAGATGGAGTTGTCTTG CTTGGAGGAACATCATGGACTGTACCACTGGGCCGCAGAGATGCAAGAACGGCAAGCCAAAGCGCCGCCAACAGCAACCTCCCATCTCCATTCGCAGACCTCGCAGCTCTCATCTCAAGCTTCACTGCCAAAGGCTTAACCGCTAAGGACATGACCGTGCTCTCTGGGGCTCACACAATAGGCCAAGCACAGTGTTCTTCCTTCAGGACTCGCATCTACAACGAGACCAACATCGACCCAGGCTTTGCCACCACTCGCAAGGCTAGTTGCCCGGCTAGTTCTGGTAATACTAACTTGGCTCCCTTCGACACGACGCCAAACGGCTTTGATAACGACTACTACAAGGCGCTTGTGGGACGTCGTGGGCTTCTTCACTCCGATCAGCAGTTGTTTAATAATGGATCTCAGGATGCGTTGGTTAGAACTTATAGTACCAACGTTGCTGCGTTTAACAGGGATTTTGCTGCGGCCATGGTGAAGATGAGTCGGATTAGTCCTCTGCTGGGAACCAACGGAGAGATCAGGAAAAACTGCAGACTGGTGAATTAA